A region of the Cricetulus griseus strain 17A/GY chromosome 7, alternate assembly CriGri-PICRH-1.0, whole genome shotgun sequence genome:
AGGGTGGGGAGGAATGGGGAGGGTGTCTggttttgtaactttttttttggcttttcttttaaataaagtctTACTGGGGTTTTGATGGTTGTGTTTAGAGTTTTTGGAATGTGCCATAGCTGGTCCTAGGATTCATCCAGTCCCTGGCCCTTTCACCCCCAGCACTCCATCTCCCTTGGCACAAGCCTACACATATCTGGAGAATGGTTTTTTCCCTCAAGATGCCAAGACTCTCACTCCCCAAAAAGATGGAGCTAGAGCAATATCTAGTTTGTGGCAGTCTCTCTAGGGCCTTTCCGCTAGCCTGGACCCCTCTGCAAGAGCCCAAGGACTTGATGTAGGCAGAGACGGAAAGCCTCACAAGCTGAGGGGCGCTTGTCCACTAGGGGTCGCAGCTCATGGAACACCTTCGCCTCATAGGAGAAAATTCCTATCCAAGAGGAGATTGCCCATGCTGGCTGTCAATCATTGACCATTAGGTCATTTTCCCTGCCCTGGTTCATGTCTGGATGGGAACTCTTTGGGAAAAGCTCAGTGGAGGGCATGCGAACCGCAGACTTTTGAGACTCGGAGTTGCTTCAGTCCCTCAGCATGGGTTTATTCTGGACCAAGAGTGCTGACTTCCAATCAGCAGGGAAAGGCTCTCTGAAAGCATAGCCATCCTGCCTACCACATTCACCTGCCTTCCACCCTAGCCCCAACCAGCCGTACTTGGACACCCAGGACCCAGGCTGGCAGTCACTTCAACGCTCGCCTACCCCTCCCCAGACCCTGGAGCGCCATCCAGGCCAGGCCTTTACTTTGTCAATCCACAGGCTAACTGGGAGTCCTGATGAGGGTGTGGTACACGGGTTTGACAATGAGATGGAGATGCAGTGCGTTCTCCACCAGGTACTCCGAGTTGCGCCTCTGCAGGTCTGCATGGGCCAGGAAGTCGCCAGCCTCCTCGCTGCTCTGATGGAAGCTGTAGGCGTGGCGGACCAGGAGGCGGCCCTGATGGCGCGCACCCACCAGCACCGTCTTCTGGAAGCTCACGCCGGCCGCGTCGCCACCGCTGCTGGCAGGCGTGACCACCAGCCGTGGCCTTCCGTCCTCGGGGCGCGCGGCGGGCAGCGCAGTGCCTGCGGTGTCCGCGTAGACGGGCCTCAGGCTGACGGGCAGCCAGCGCGGAGAGAAGAGCACGTTCCAGGTGATCCGGCGGCCGGCGTCGTGGCCGCTCGGACCCAGCTGCGTCTGGAAGCTGGTGCTGCGATCGTCGCGAGCCGGGTTGTTGATGACCCACGGGGCGCCCCAGGCAGGTGCGAGGTAGTTGCGCGGCAGGAAGGCGCTGCCGTTCACGTGGAAGAACTTGGCGTAGTGCAGCGGCGAGGCGGCGTGGAACTGGTATGCTTGCAGCAGGAGGTCTGCCACCGCTGGGCCGTGGCGCGCCAGCGCGGCTGAGCGCGCCTGCAGCTGGAACAGCTGTGCGGGAGGGATCATGGGGTAGCGGATGGCGCGCAGCGCTCGCTCGGCCACTGTGGGGGGCGGCCGCGCGCGACCCAGCCACGCCTCCAACGCGTGGAACAGCTCCAGCTCATCCTGAAGCACCAGGTCCGAGCGCTGCAGGAGCTGCGCCAGCAACTCAGGGCTCACGGCGCCCCACTCGGCGCTCCCCGCCACGGCCGAAAGGTTCCAAGCCAGGAACTGCAGGCAGCTCTCACGCAGAGCCTCATCTCCGGTGCTCACTGCATAGTGGTACCAGCCCACAGCCGGACCCGCGCCTCCAGCCAGATGCGCTCGCATGTAGTCAGCCACACCTCGCTGCAGGGATGCCACACGGTACTTGGTGGCCAGCCTGTGCAGCGGGATAGCCTGGGCCAGCAGGACGGTCAGCTCGCCACAGTATAAGTACCTGCAATAGAGTTGGAGAGGGGGAccgttgagatggctcagcagctaagagcacttgtccAGGGGACAAGAattgggtccccagcacccacattgggtgatttgaaactatctgtaactccagccctctTCTGGCGGAAGGGCACCCATTTACACACTcgatacactcacacagacatataaactAATAATACgacttataaataaaaatagagtccaggcggtggtgacacgcgcctttaatcccagcactcgggaggcagaggcaggtggatctcttaagttcgaggtcagcctggtctacagagtgagttccacgacagccagggctacacagaggaaatcctgtctcaaaaacataataGTAGTagcaataatagtaatagtagtagtgataataataataatagtaataataacaatactactaataataataacagtaaaagTAAAGATAGAAAGATCGCCAGTGCTGGGCCTGAACAAGGCCACCCACTCCATCTCTAGCTGATTTTCCCAGAACACAGCCCTTTTTTTGTGATCAGAAACAAGCAGGATGAATGGGCCCTGAGGCTTCCTAAGCTCCCTCCCAGCCTGTTCTTTTAGCTTCTGTGTGGAAACCATATGTGTCTACTGAGCATCTCCCAGATACCTAACTACACGCTAAAATAAGAAGGGGCTGCTGATAACCTGGAAGTCCACAGTCTGGATTTAATGCCCATCTGACCTCCTCCTTGCCACTAGACAAGGCAAGTCCTTTAACTTAgattaatcttttttttattattatgtatacagtcttctgcctgtaggccagcagagggcaccagatctcatttaaggtggttgtgagccaccatgtggttgctgggaattgaactcaggacttctggaggagcagccagtgctcttaacctctgagccacctctccagccctgacttaGATGAATCTTAAGCTTATCTAGAAAAGGGGAAGAGCACCTTCTGGAATATCGTCGGAGTGAGAGGCAGTGAAAAGTCGTGCTACAGAGTACACAGGCAACCCAGGCTACTTCCTCTCCCAGGATCCCCTTCTCTTTGTAATTGGGTCTTTCTTGTTAGTTATCCAGTTTCCCTTTCCTTGTTAGCTGTTTTACTGTTTCTGGCTCTCTTACAGTACTGCCCCCCCTTCCACCCACACCCCCTCCCCCGCATGCCTCATTCTTCCTGGCAGTCTCACTGGCACACAGCACCCCACTGGACTCTATGGGAAACCCTTCTGTTTTATccctcttcctgttgcctggaacTTGGAAGTGGTGTCCGGAATCCTGCAGCCACCTTGTCTAAGCCATCAGAATAGGGTCACCTTCTTAGACTATTTTAAAACTTTCCTTGTGCAGGAAACAGAGAGGTGACATGGATCTGGCTTAACCTTTCCACTCCTTTGGAACCAGCCCTGTGGTTCCAAAACATGTAGGTTTAAAAAATGGCCAGTtgccggatggtggtggcacatgcctttaatcccagcattcaggaggcagaatctctgtgagtttgagaccagcctggtctataagagttccaggacagcctccatagccacagagaaaccctgtctaaaaaaaaaaaaaaaaaaaaaaagaaaggaaggaaggaaggaaagagggagggagggagggaggaagaaagaaagaaagaaagaaagaaagaaagaaagaaagaaaggaagaaatggccAGTCTcatcctggagagatggctcagaggttaagagcactggctgctcttctagaggtcttgagttcaattcccagcaaccacatggtgactcacaaccatctataaagtgacctggtgccctcttctggcatccaagcaTATGTTCAAGTCCAAGCATATGttcagatagaacactgtatatataataaataaatcttttattttaataaaaacgGAAAAAAGAAATGTCTGCTCTCAACCTTGAGACTTGAAAGTGACCACCCAAGAAAGTGACCATCCAAAAATCTGTTATAAACTCTCTTGGCCTGGTTTGTAAGTAGCTCAGGAGGGAATCCCAAGGGCAGGAAGTGGTACACAAGCCACAGAACAGAGGGCGGTGGAAACAGGGACAAAGGAGGTGTGTGCTGTATGTCATGCTATGAATTTAGAAAGCAGATATAATAGCCTCTAAGGCCAGGCTTCTGTGACCTTGGATGTGGAGAAGCTGGGGCCTGTGGACAGAGTGCAGCACGATGCCCCTTCCCCTACATACCTGATGAACTTGTCAAAGACAGCAGCGCAGTCCCGGGGTTCCTGCAGCAGCACCTCGCTCTGGTTGCTCAGCAGCTCACGGAAAAGCTCACTATGCATGCCCAGCAACAAGCGGTGTGTGTGGAAGGCTCGGACTTCGTCGGTGCCCACAGCCTGTACTCGCAGGACCACATCACTGGCATTGCCCTGCCGCAGCAGGTCCTGCAGACGCTGGAGCAGCATCTGGGAGTGGTTGATGGAGGTGCCTGCTGCCTCCCCACCCACATCTGCTCTCTGAGCTGCAGCAAGAAAGGACATAGCACAGCCTGAGAAGGCACCCGTCCTGGAGCCTCCAACGAAGACTGCAAAGGGACCACCTGGTGACATATGTGCCAGCGTGTGGGAGAATGTTGGAAGTCTAGGGAGGgagctgtgtgcacacacaaagtgCATGAGTGTGCAAGAGTTTAATCCTGGTTGGGCACAGTGGCCCCAAGCCAACCCAGGAGTGAGTCCTTAGAAGCCTAGTGGGTTCTGGTCAAGAAGGAGCCATGGAACAGCTTTTGTTTCTGTGAACTGGTGTCCATCACACTGGACCTCCAGGGGAGGGTCCCCACCTCTCTCACCTCCTCAGAAACTTATCAGAAGTGGCCCACTCTTGTGTCTTGAACACTGATCATGTGACTTCTGTGTGGCAGTGAATGAGCCAAACCCAGTTCTCACACTCGGGAAAGCTCAGAGGAACAGAACAGACATGTCTCAAGTATGCAAGTGTAAGGGTGGGACAGAAGGTTgccccaagttcaaggccagcctgggattcatAGGAAGTATCAGACCAACTGCCACTGATCGCAAGACCTGGTATAAGGGGGGGAGGGACATctgatggctcagccagtaaaagtgcttgctgacaGCATGCGTTGGATACTGGGGACCCACATGGTataaggagagaactaattcctgaaattgtcctttgacctctacctGTGTGCAGtagcacatgagcacacatacccccccacatacacacaaagtataataaataaataaaatgtgattaagGGGGTGTtccaagggggagggggagaaagagacatCTCTCTTGGCAAAATGATTGACAtataagcttgaggacctgaattccGTCCCCAGAAGTCAtgtaaaaaagctgggtgtggggctggagagatggctcagaggttaagagcactggctgctcttccagaagtccctagttcaaatcccagcaaccacatggtgactcacaaccagcCTAaggagatctggcgccctcttcaggcctgcaggCAGACGTGTAGGCAGAACCtatgtttataataaataaatctttttaaaaaaatctgggtgtggtggcacatgcttgcaatcctagcactgtggaggcagagacaggtggattcctgagGCTCCCTGCTCAGTCAGCTCACCCTAATCAATGAGCCCTAGGTTAGTAAGGGAccatctcaaaatacaaggtaggtgggtgggttccttgacctctggcttacacatgcacactcatcacaaacacgcacgtgcacacacacaaaataaatttaaaaagaagtaaacacacaAATGAGCACTCTGAAGCCAGAAAGGGAAAGAGTACACAGAGACAAAGGGAAAAGCCCCTAAAGATCTTTGGTGAGAAAGGGCTTGCGGGTCTGGGGTCAGGGACAGGGTTGAGGAGACCAAAGTGAGACCAAAACTGAGATAGCAGGCAtgagttttctttgtctttgttttctttctttcttttgttttgatttctttttagttgttttttttttttttttgagattagggtctcttgtagctcaggctagccttgaatttattaCTAGCTGAGATttgccttgaactcttaatcctcctccctcctgtgtgctggggtaACAGGGGTGCACCTCCACACCCATCTGAGAAGCGAAGCCCCAACTCTGCCCTATTGGATTCCCCACCTGTGAGACAGATAAGGGACCCAAGGAAGTACCATG
Encoded here:
- the Btbd17 gene encoding BTB/POZ domain-containing protein 17 isoform X2; this translates as MLRKGHCKPGSWGSFWATLALVGLATRAAQRADVGGEAAGTSINHSQMLLQRLQDLLRQGNASDVVLRVQAVGTDEVRAFHTHRLLLGMHSELFRELLSNQSEVLLQEPRDCAAVFDKFIRYLYCGELTVLLAQAIPLHRLATKYRVASLQRGVADYMRAHLAGGAGPAVGWYHYAVSTGDEALRESCLQFLAWNLSAVAGSAEWGAVSPELLAQLLQRSDLVLQDELELFHALEAWLGRARPPPTVAERALRAIRYPMIPPAQLFQLQARSAALARHGPAVADLLLQAYQFHAASPLHYAKFFHVNGSAFLPRNYLAPAWGAPWVINNPARDDRSTSFQTQLGPSGHDAGRRITWNVLFSPRWLPVSLRPVYADTAGTALPAARPEDGRPRLVVTPASSGGDAAGVSFQKTVLVGARHQGRLLVRHAYSFHQSSEEAGDFLAHADLQRRNSEYLVENALHLHLIVKPVYHTLIRTPS